One genomic segment of Paenibacillus xylanexedens includes these proteins:
- a CDS encoding TIGR03943 family putative permease subunit, giving the protein MNHAIYTMNKPPVPRSHVIQWHNLIRAVWIGGLAVYIIHLNSSDSLHYYLAPTMQKLLLCCPVPLLFIAVIMAWHGLFGRNEVHCDCEHPPPSGFLRSSLVYGLIAIPLLLGFLLPDRALGSSMASQKGMSLTYAPPEIRRKEPLPDPATQLKVQDFTQQPTAVQAAADTKVQFIPPDEYSREFAELAEKLYAEQVIRVYPEIFSETLGTIDMFQRQFAGKDISLTGFVYRDKSMDHESHFALGRFLVMCCPADAAPFGVMIHIHEADSFPTDSWVQIDGSIGSAQVNGKDMIEIRATKVTPVAEPSTPYIYTNADSVMAYEKIKSP; this is encoded by the coding sequence ATGAACCACGCTATCTATACAATGAACAAACCTCCTGTTCCAAGGTCACACGTCATCCAATGGCATAACTTGATTCGTGCGGTCTGGATAGGAGGCCTTGCGGTATACATTATTCACTTGAATTCAAGTGACTCGCTTCATTATTATTTGGCTCCTACCATGCAAAAACTGCTATTATGCTGTCCTGTTCCCTTATTGTTTATTGCCGTTATCATGGCTTGGCATGGACTGTTCGGTAGAAACGAGGTTCATTGCGACTGTGAGCATCCACCACCTTCCGGGTTCCTACGCAGCTCGTTGGTATATGGTCTGATTGCCATACCCTTGTTGCTGGGATTTCTGTTACCTGATCGGGCTCTCGGTAGCTCCATGGCCAGTCAGAAAGGCATGTCTCTCACCTATGCCCCTCCCGAGATTCGTCGAAAAGAGCCTTTACCTGATCCAGCAACGCAATTGAAAGTACAAGATTTCACACAACAACCAACAGCTGTTCAGGCTGCTGCGGATACCAAAGTACAATTCATTCCCCCAGACGAGTATAGCCGCGAATTCGCTGAACTGGCGGAGAAGTTGTATGCAGAACAGGTCATTCGAGTCTATCCTGAAATTTTCTCTGAAACCCTCGGCACGATTGATATGTTCCAGCGACAATTTGCAGGCAAAGATATCTCCTTAACCGGGTTCGTTTATCGGGACAAAAGCATGGATCATGAATCACATTTTGCACTGGGACGATTTCTCGTCATGTGTTGCCCCGCGGATGCGGCTCCCTTTGGCGTGATGATTCACATCCACGAAGCGGATAGCTTCCCTACAGACAGCTGGGTGCAAATTGATGGCAGCATCGGCTCAGCACAGGTGAATGGTAAGGATATGATTGAAATTCGGGCAACAAAGGTGACACCTGTGGCTGAGCCATCCACGCCTTATATTTATACCAATGCGGACTCGGTGATGGCGTATGAGAAAATAAAGAGCCCGTAG